The following proteins are co-located in the Abditibacteriaceae bacterium genome:
- a CDS encoding sulfatase → MKSILIVLDTLRRDALAAYGNSWIHTPNISRLAARGTTYDNHWVGSLPCMPARREFMTGRHNFLFRGWGPIEPFDDVLPHELGKSGVFSHLLTDHFHYFELGGENYHTAFNTWEFFRGQEDDPWISVVDAPALPEHIGQVRAQNLANRTRMQNEADFSGPQTIASAVDWLDINRNTDDWFLQVELFDPHEPFHCTDEYKEMYGATWDGPLNDWPTYGAMEASPEALDHIQKCYAGLVTMTDRHIGKLLDALEKHNLFDDTLIILTTDHGTLLGEKRLWMKNWMPCYNEIAHIPLVVHWPGQQSAERSARLTQTIDIMPTILQHHGAPLPPHVSGKALQGEATHQDIIFGYFGMAVNITDGREVYFRNPVRDDLGPLHAYTSMPVAGLKTWFPRDVYEHIEMGRYFGHTYDLPLYKIPANGRAPREAENAFINTHQLFDLTGDAAQEKPLQNNEREAFWCARIEAHLQRNEAPPEQWLRLGLGASK, encoded by the coding sequence ATGAAATCGATTCTGATTGTGCTCGATACATTGCGCCGCGACGCGCTTGCCGCTTACGGCAATAGCTGGATTCACACGCCGAACATTTCCCGTCTCGCAGCGCGCGGCACAACGTATGACAATCACTGGGTCGGTTCTCTGCCCTGTATGCCCGCCCGCCGCGAATTCATGACCGGACGCCATAATTTTCTGTTTCGCGGCTGGGGCCCAATCGAGCCGTTCGATGACGTCTTGCCGCACGAACTCGGCAAAAGCGGCGTGTTCTCGCATTTACTCACCGATCATTTTCATTACTTTGAACTCGGCGGCGAGAACTATCACACCGCGTTCAACACTTGGGAATTCTTTCGCGGGCAAGAAGACGACCCGTGGATTAGCGTGGTCGATGCGCCCGCGCTGCCGGAACACATCGGCCAAGTGAGAGCGCAAAATCTGGCGAATCGCACGCGGATGCAAAACGAAGCCGATTTCTCCGGCCCGCAAACCATCGCGTCCGCCGTCGATTGGCTCGATATCAACCGCAACACCGACGATTGGTTTTTGCAGGTCGAGCTTTTCGATCCTCACGAACCGTTCCACTGTACCGACGAATACAAAGAAATGTACGGCGCGACGTGGGACGGCCCGCTCAACGATTGGCCGACTTACGGTGCGATGGAAGCATCGCCCGAAGCGCTCGATCATATTCAAAAGTGCTACGCGGGACTTGTGACAATGACCGACCGGCACATCGGCAAGTTGCTCGATGCCTTAGAGAAGCACAACCTCTTCGACGACACGCTGATTATTCTCACCACCGACCACGGCACGCTGCTCGGCGAAAAGCGACTTTGGATGAAGAACTGGATGCCGTGTTACAACGAAATCGCGCACATTCCTCTCGTGGTGCATTGGCCCGGCCAGCAAAGCGCCGAACGTAGCGCGCGCCTGACGCAAACCATCGACATCATGCCAACGATTTTGCAGCATCATGGCGCACCGCTGCCACCGCACGTTTCCGGCAAAGCGCTGCAGGGCGAAGCAACGCATCAAGACATTATCTTTGGCTACTTCGGCATGGCCGTAAACATTACCGATGGCCGCGAGGTGTATTTTCGCAATCCGGTGCGCGACGATTTAGGGCCGCTTCACGCGTACACGTCGATGCCCGTTGCGGGACTCAAAACATGGTTTCCGCGCGACGTTTATGAACACATCGAAATGGGCCGTTACTTCGGTCACACCTACGATCTGCCGCTGTACAAAATTCCGGCAAACGGGCGCGCGCCACGCGAGGCCGAAAATGCGTTCATCAATACGCATCAATTGTTCGATTTGACGGGCGATGCGGCGCAGGAAAAGCCCCTGCAAAACAACGAGCGCGAAGCCTTCTGGTGCGCGCGGATTGAAGCCCATTTGCAACGCAATGAAGCGCCGCCGGAACAATGGCTGCGGCTAGGACTTGGCGCATCGAAATAG
- a CDS encoding AI-2E family transporter, with the protein MNKTLDAMVARYLGYGLMLLAGAYLLWVVRSTIMLFAVALLFAYALEPALQRLQRRGRPRASAVGFVFLCYLLVLAVGGSLMASAWQQAQGLYANRDTYQQQVISLSERAQTTLENSRLPKDVKASAREAFDDFQKRAPQRIVERGQTFVARVFGSLGSIAIVFIVLPLITLWLMLEMNALRARCLMLVPPIYRRDVIEISQSINLLLGRYVRGQIIVCSLFGACCTVAFSVLSSVYGMGYPLVLGFFAAFIYIVPYLGMATIALSAGLTAYFTSTAPIPCTLMAVGCVVFFNLVIDYGITPRVVGKGVGLHPLMVIFALLSGAQLGGIPGMVLAVPLFASLRVILIYLFPQFTAPIPQTPPETTKTPDAAASEVLKTTADAERAAEPTYS; encoded by the coding sequence ATGAACAAAACGCTCGATGCGATGGTTGCGCGCTATCTCGGTTACGGGCTGATGCTGCTCGCCGGAGCGTACTTGTTGTGGGTCGTGAGAAGCACGATCATGCTGTTCGCGGTCGCGCTGTTGTTTGCTTACGCGCTCGAACCGGCGCTTCAACGGTTGCAACGACGTGGGCGTCCGCGCGCTTCGGCGGTCGGTTTCGTGTTCCTCTGCTACCTTTTGGTGCTGGCGGTTGGCGGCAGCCTGATGGCTTCGGCGTGGCAGCAGGCGCAGGGTCTATACGCCAACCGCGACACCTATCAGCAGCAAGTGATTTCGCTCAGTGAACGCGCGCAAACGACACTTGAAAACTCGCGTTTGCCCAAAGACGTGAAAGCCTCGGCGCGCGAAGCCTTCGACGATTTTCAAAAGCGCGCGCCACAGCGCATCGTCGAGCGCGGCCAGACATTTGTTGCTCGTGTCTTTGGTTCGCTTGGTTCCATCGCCATTGTCTTCATCGTTCTGCCGCTGATTACGCTGTGGCTGATGCTTGAAATGAATGCACTGCGCGCACGCTGCCTGATGCTGGTGCCGCCGATTTACCGGCGCGATGTCATCGAGATTTCACAAAGCATCAACCTGTTGCTCGGGCGCTATGTGCGCGGGCAAATCATCGTGTGCAGTTTGTTCGGCGCGTGCTGCACCGTTGCATTTTCGGTTCTGTCGAGCGTTTACGGCATGGGGTATCCACTCGTGTTGGGCTTTTTCGCCGCGTTCATTTATATCGTGCCGTATCTGGGCATGGCGACCATCGCTCTCTCCGCTGGGCTAACGGCCTATTTTACATCGACGGCTCCCATTCCCTGCACGCTGATGGCGGTTGGCTGCGTGGTGTTTTTCAATCTCGTCATTGATTACGGTATCACGCCGCGCGTTGTTGGCAAAGGCGTCGGGCTGCATCCTTTGATGGTGATTTTTGCGCTTCTTTCCGGCGCGCAACTGGGCGGCATTCCCGGAATGGTTCTGGCCGTGCCGCTCTTCGCTTCGCTGCGCGTGATTTTGATTTATCTGTTCCCGCAATTCACCGCGCCAATTCCTCAAACGCCGCCCGAAACGACGAAAACGCCTGATGCCGCGGCCAGCGAAGTGCTCAAAACCACCGCCGACGCCGAACGCGCTGCCGAACCAACGTATTCCTGA
- the alaS gene encoding alanine--tRNA ligase, whose amino-acid sequence MTGHQLRQQYLNFFQERDSLIIPSSSLVPTDPTTLLTSAGMQPLVPYFKGEETPPRRRLTSCQKCCRTDDFEQVGVTWRHASFFEMLGNFSFGDYFKRDAIIWGWEFLTKTLGIDPDVLWVSVYFDDPEAPEFWKKDVGLSDERIYRFDKKDNWWGPVGASGPCGPDSEIFFDRGAKYDTGDPEMDRPGGDGDRYGEIWNLVFQQYNQREDGVLEALPAPGIDTGMGLERTAAVLQGVDTIHHTDLFAPIVRAIDELRRGKIQEFSTAPLPLDPQDPDSKPLKVVADHIRAAVFLGADGITPGNTGRDYMMRRLIRRAVSSGRALGYDKPFLNQIVPAVAHVYGDIYPEIRQRETVVTDMIRREEERFGATIEGGWARLEDLLSDLKDNTLSGAEAFRLYETYGFPRELTQEIAAERGVSIDEEGYRAAAEKHSKISGSAVGAYETRNFGDAQTEFVGYEMLEADAQIIAAKEGPNSTVLVVLDKSPFYAESGGQSGDTGTLTGEGFSAKVVDTQKQGKAWIHTLEVQEGEAREGLSVHASVDATRRNAIQRAHSATHLLHKALRETLGTHVEQRGSLVSPDKLRFDFVHFGPMTPEEMAQVEDKINADILASHGVEIREMSLDQARGAGAMALFSEKYGDTVRTVKMGESFELCGGTHLQNTASAGLLRLLSEGGISANVRRIEALTGNAALLHDRGQVQTLKQTAQSLGVAPDAAPATAEKLRARVKELEKQIQQAQRERAASSLDELLANAQDVAGLKLVAARAPEGLDADALRDLVGKAADKADVVVLAAENGGKVVLAVKASKDAVAKGAHAGNLVRELAKMTGGGGGGKPDFAQAGGKDVTQIDAALAAAQGVLESQLGG is encoded by the coding sequence ATGACAGGCCACCAACTTCGCCAGCAATACCTGAACTTTTTCCAAGAGCGCGATTCGCTCATCATCCCGTCGTCGTCGCTCGTGCCAACCGACCCGACAACGCTTCTCACCTCTGCCGGAATGCAGCCTTTGGTGCCGTATTTCAAGGGCGAGGAAACGCCGCCGCGCCGCCGCCTGACAAGCTGCCAGAAGTGCTGCCGCACCGACGACTTCGAGCAAGTTGGCGTCACCTGGCGCCATGCGTCGTTCTTCGAGATGCTCGGCAACTTCTCGTTTGGCGACTACTTCAAGCGCGACGCGATTATCTGGGGTTGGGAATTTCTCACCAAAACGCTGGGTATCGACCCCGACGTCTTGTGGGTTTCGGTTTATTTCGACGACCCCGAAGCGCCCGAATTCTGGAAGAAAGACGTTGGCCTCTCAGACGAGCGCATTTATCGCTTCGATAAGAAAGACAACTGGTGGGGACCTGTCGGCGCAAGCGGCCCTTGCGGTCCTGATTCGGAAATCTTTTTCGACCGTGGTGCGAAATACGACACCGGCGACCCCGAAATGGACCGACCCGGCGGTGATGGCGACCGTTACGGCGAAATCTGGAACCTTGTGTTTCAGCAATACAACCAGCGCGAAGACGGCGTTTTAGAAGCGTTGCCCGCGCCCGGCATCGACACTGGCATGGGCTTGGAGCGCACTGCGGCAGTTTTGCAGGGCGTCGATACGATTCATCACACCGATTTATTCGCGCCCATCGTCCGCGCCATTGATGAACTTCGTCGCGGCAAAATTCAAGAATTCTCGACCGCTCCGTTGCCGCTCGACCCGCAAGACCCAGATTCCAAACCGCTCAAAGTCGTGGCCGACCACATTCGTGCGGCAGTCTTCTTGGGTGCTGACGGCATCACGCCGGGCAACACAGGTCGCGATTACATGATGCGCCGCCTGATTCGCCGCGCCGTCTCGTCGGGCCGCGCTCTGGGCTATGACAAGCCGTTCCTTAACCAGATCGTTCCCGCTGTCGCGCACGTGTACGGCGACATTTACCCTGAAATCCGCCAGCGCGAAACGGTAGTTACCGACATGATTCGCCGCGAAGAAGAGCGTTTCGGCGCAACCATCGAAGGCGGCTGGGCACGTTTGGAAGATTTGCTTTCGGATCTCAAAGACAACACGCTGTCGGGCGCGGAAGCTTTCCGCTTGTATGAAACCTACGGCTTCCCGCGCGAACTGACGCAGGAAATCGCGGCAGAACGCGGCGTTTCCATTGATGAGGAAGGCTACCGCGCAGCAGCTGAAAAGCATTCGAAGATTTCTGGCTCCGCTGTTGGCGCTTACGAGACACGCAACTTCGGCGACGCGCAAACCGAATTTGTTGGTTACGAAATGCTTGAAGCCGACGCGCAAATCATCGCGGCCAAAGAAGGCCCGAATTCGACCGTACTCGTTGTGCTAGATAAATCGCCATTCTATGCCGAAAGCGGCGGGCAGAGCGGAGATACCGGAACTTTAACTGGCGAAGGTTTCAGCGCAAAAGTTGTCGATACACAGAAGCAGGGCAAAGCGTGGATTCACACACTCGAAGTGCAAGAAGGCGAAGCACGCGAAGGTTTGAGTGTTCACGCGAGTGTTGATGCCACACGCCGCAATGCGATTCAGCGCGCGCACTCGGCAACGCACTTGTTGCACAAAGCTTTGCGCGAAACCCTCGGCACGCACGTTGAACAGCGCGGCAGCCTCGTTTCGCCCGATAAATTGCGCTTCGACTTCGTGCATTTCGGCCCGATGACGCCGGAAGAAATGGCGCAGGTTGAAGACAAAATCAACGCCGATATTCTGGCGTCGCATGGCGTTGAGATCCGCGAAATGAGTTTGGACCAAGCGCGCGGCGCAGGCGCGATGGCGCTGTTTTCAGAAAAATACGGCGACACCGTTCGCACCGTAAAAATGGGCGAAAGCTTTGAACTTTGTGGCGGAACCCATTTGCAGAACACGGCCAGCGCAGGACTTTTGCGCCTTCTTTCGGAAGGCGGCATTTCGGCCAACGTGCGCCGTATCGAAGCGCTCACCGGCAACGCCGCGCTGCTTCACGACCGTGGGCAAGTGCAAACGCTGAAGCAAACCGCGCAAAGTCTGGGCGTTGCTCCCGACGCCGCGCCCGCGACCGCCGAAAAACTTCGCGCCCGCGTTAAGGAATTAGAAAAGCAAATCCAACAGGCGCAACGCGAGCGTGCCGCCAGTTCCCTCGACGAACTCTTGGCAAATGCTCAAGATGTGGCTGGCTTGAAACTCGTCGCCGCACGTGCGCCCGAGGGTCTGGATGCAGATGCGTTGCGCGACCTCGTTGGCAAAGCAGCGGACAAAGCCGATGTCGTTGTGCTGGCAGCGGAGAATGGCGGCAAAGTTGTTCTCGCTGTGAAAGCTTCGAAGGACGCGGTTGCTAAAGGCGCGCACGCCGGAAACCTCGTGCGTGAGTTAGCAAAAATGACCGGCGGCGGCGGTGGCGGCAAACCTGACTTCGCGCAAGCTGGCGGCAAAGACGTAACGCAAATTGACGCGGCACTGGCAGCAGCACAGGGCGTTCTGGAATCGCAATTGGGCGGATAG
- a CDS encoding AraC family transcriptional regulator, which translates to MSPVPHWSANLEKPPLLVAIGNSTHGFPRRVERYYLLQLWCLHFYRYNADLSINGQWFSIEPGTVSLVPPRTHLEYRYRGASSHVFVHFQLEENGAHSLAAFYRGAQLDSTLGRGLDECVAWSSGQRRRAEARLWDILWRLELTPPDLPRRHPVVERAQTLIEGHLGEALSVEALAREVGISHNQLTRLFRATCGQTVTGYIQTRRAERAAHLLRHTTLPAKAIGAQVGVKDLQALNKLVRRHTGASPRQVRNA; encoded by the coding sequence ATGTCTCCTGTGCCGCACTGGTCTGCGAATCTGGAAAAACCACCGCTTCTCGTGGCCATTGGTAACAGCACTCACGGCTTTCCACGACGGGTAGAGCGCTATTATTTGCTGCAGCTATGGTGTCTGCACTTCTATCGTTACAACGCGGATTTAAGCATCAACGGCCAGTGGTTTTCCATCGAGCCGGGAACGGTTTCCCTCGTGCCGCCGCGCACCCATTTGGAATATCGCTATCGGGGCGCATCGTCGCATGTGTTTGTGCATTTTCAATTGGAGGAAAACGGTGCACACAGCCTTGCAGCGTTTTATCGCGGGGCGCAACTCGACAGCACTCTGGGGCGCGGCTTGGATGAATGCGTGGCATGGAGCAGCGGGCAGCGCCGGCGTGCTGAAGCGCGATTATGGGACATTTTGTGGCGGCTGGAACTCACTCCGCCCGATTTACCGCGCCGTCATCCTGTTGTCGAGCGCGCCCAAACCCTGATCGAAGGCCATCTTGGGGAAGCCTTATCTGTTGAAGCCCTCGCGCGCGAAGTCGGCATTTCGCACAACCAACTCACGCGCTTATTCCGCGCGACATGCGGCCAGACGGTGACGGGCTACATTCAAACGCGCCGCGCCGAGCGCGCCGCTCACCTGTTGCGCCACACCACGCTTCCCGCCAAGGCTATCGGCGCGCAAGTGGGAGTAAAAGACTTGCAGGCGTTAAACAAACTCGTGCGACGCCACACGGGCGCTTCACCCCGTCAGGTGCGTAACGCGTAG
- a CDS encoding phytanoyl-CoA dioxygenase family protein translates to MTTQLHPSSVGGSLTPEQLEHYNREGYVVLEHFLNTDDMAPARAAMNEKTDEIAAELLADGLISDTLPDEPFETRLARLFDGLTDADFLRFGRGWRDRKAGYYQLMSNPKILDAVESLIGPELFSNPVYNVRPKVPGVAAGAVPWHQDKSYWPDANANPVITVWIPLVDSTLENGCLHLIPGTHRKRVIAHGQESYSGTSYFEIPTEQIERRKRDIVALPMQAGSAVLFNDRLIHSSTPNNSNGVRWSVDLRYQPTDQDPMPYHGAGFLARSHAFPHRVATLEDWLNEQAEHE, encoded by the coding sequence ATGACAACCCAATTGCACCCATCTTCTGTCGGCGGCAGCCTGACGCCCGAACAATTGGAGCACTACAACAGAGAGGGCTATGTTGTTTTAGAGCACTTTCTAAACACCGACGACATGGCTCCCGCGCGCGCCGCGATGAACGAGAAAACCGATGAAATCGCGGCGGAGTTGCTGGCCGACGGCCTGATCTCCGATACGCTGCCCGACGAACCGTTTGAAACCCGGCTTGCGCGTTTGTTCGATGGCCTCACCGACGCCGATTTTCTCCGCTTCGGGCGCGGCTGGCGCGACCGTAAGGCCGGTTATTACCAATTGATGAGCAACCCAAAAATTCTGGATGCGGTGGAAAGCCTCATTGGCCCCGAACTTTTTTCCAATCCGGTGTATAACGTGCGGCCCAAGGTGCCGGGCGTGGCCGCAGGCGCGGTGCCGTGGCATCAGGACAAGAGCTACTGGCCGGACGCGAACGCCAACCCTGTCATTACCGTGTGGATTCCGCTCGTTGATTCCACGTTGGAAAACGGCTGTCTGCATCTCATTCCGGGCACGCACCGCAAGCGCGTGATCGCGCATGGGCAGGAAAGTTACAGTGGAACCAGTTATTTCGAAATCCCTACCGAACAGATTGAGCGGCGCAAGCGTGACATCGTGGCGTTACCGATGCAGGCCGGTAGCGCGGTTTTATTCAACGACCGCCTGATTCATTCCTCGACGCCTAACAACAGCAACGGTGTGCGCTGGAGTGTGGACTTGCGCTATCAACCCACCGACCAGGACCCGATGCCGTACCACGGTGCCGGTTTTCTGGCGCGCTCGCACGCATTTCCGCATCGCGTCGCCACTCTCGAAGATTGGCTCAATGAACAAGCCGAGCACGAATAA